In Populus alba chromosome 1, ASM523922v2, whole genome shotgun sequence, a single window of DNA contains:
- the LOC118036046 gene encoding uncharacterized protein: protein MATTTTKTLSLFSPEPVFPRKSKQTIFSSVSPPPAPTLATLQTQPVTQKLARFGFVGLLGAGVALTALEPASATELPLLGQLSEPANALSLPTWAIHVSSVVEWIAAMALVWQYGEKSGFESWKGLAWGMVPLLGGAFCACTWHFFYNSESLEVLVALQAALTVIGNATMCIAAFRIHMSSEERPKNL from the exons ATGgcaaccacaacaacaaaaaccttATCATTGTTCTCTCCGGAACCTGTTTTCCCTCGTAAATCCAAACAAACCATTTTCTCTTCTGTCTCTCCGCCACCTGCCCCTACACTTGCCACTCTCCAAACCCAACCCGTGACCCAAAAACTAGCCAGGTTTGGTTTTGTGGGTCTTCTTGGGGCAGGTGTGGCCCTGACAGCATTGGAACCAGCATCAGCTACTGAGTTACCCTTGCTGGGTCAACTCAGTGAACCCGCCAATGCACTGTCTTTGCCCACCTGGGCTATACACGTTTCCAGTGTAGTTGAGTG GATTGCAGCAATGGCATTGGTTTGGCAATATGGGGAGAAATCGGGGTTTGAATCGTGGAAGGGACTTGCTTGGGGCATG GTTCCTTTACTTGGTGGAGCATTTTGTGCATGCACATGGCATTTCTTCTACAATTCTGAGTCCCTTGAG GTATTGGTAGCTCTTCAAGCCGCACTGACAGTAATAGGTAATGCCACAATGTGTATTGCTGCTTTCCGTATACACATGTCGTCAGAGGAACGCCCCAAAAATCTTTGA